The Pan paniscus chromosome 1, NHGRI_mPanPan1-v2.0_pri, whole genome shotgun sequence genome has a segment encoding these proteins:
- the LOC100978961 gene encoding lymphotactin isoform X2: MRPRNETCLLNRTSAMRLLILALLGICCLTAYIVEGVGSEVSDKRTCVSLTTQRLPVSRIKTYTITEGSLRAVIFITKRGLKVCADPQATWVRDVVRSMDRKSNTRNNMIQTKPTGTQQSTNTAVTLTG, translated from the exons CTCAACAGGACCTCAGCCATGAGACTTCTCATCCTGGCCCTCCTTGGCATCTGCTGTCTCACTGCATACATTGTGGAAG GTGTAGGGAGTGAAGTCTCAGATAAGAGGACCTGTGTGAGCCTCACTACCCAGCGACTGCCAGTTAGCAGAATCAAGACCTACACCATCACGGAAGGCTCCTTGAGAGCAGTAAT TTTTATTACCAAACGTGGCCTAAAAGTCTGTGCTGATCCACAAGCCACGTGGGTGAGAGACGTGGTCAGGAGCATGGACAGGAAATCCAACACCAGAAATAACATGATCCAGACCAAGCCAACAGGAACCCAGCAATCGACCAATACAGCTGTGACCCTGACTGGCTAG
- the LOC100978961 gene encoding lymphotactin isoform X3, which yields MLNRTSAMRLLILALLGICCLTAYIVEGVGSEVSDKRTCVSLTTQRLPVSRIKTYTITEGSLRAVIFITKRGLKVCADPQATWVRDVVRSMDRKSNTRNNMIQTKPTGTQQSTNTAVTLTG from the exons CTCAACAGGACCTCAGCCATGAGACTTCTCATCCTGGCCCTCCTTGGCATCTGCTGTCTCACTGCATACATTGTGGAAG GTGTAGGGAGTGAAGTCTCAGATAAGAGGACCTGTGTGAGCCTCACTACCCAGCGACTGCCAGTTAGCAGAATCAAGACCTACACCATCACGGAAGGCTCCTTGAGAGCAGTAAT TTTTATTACCAAACGTGGCCTAAAAGTCTGTGCTGATCCACAAGCCACGTGGGTGAGAGACGTGGTCAGGAGCATGGACAGGAAATCCAACACCAGAAATAACATGATCCAGACCAAGCCAACAGGAACCCAGCAATCGACCAATACAGCTGTGACCCTGACTGGCTAG
- the LOC100978961 gene encoding lymphotactin isoform X4, whose amino-acid sequence MRLLILALLGICCLTAYIVEGVGSEVSDKRTCVSLTTQRLPVSRIKTYTITEGSLRAVIFITKRGLKVCADPQATWVRDVVRSMDRKSNTRNNMIQTKPTGTQQSTNTAVTLTG is encoded by the exons ATGAGACTTCTCATCCTGGCCCTCCTTGGCATCTGCTGTCTCACTGCATACATTGTGGAAG GTGTAGGGAGTGAAGTCTCAGATAAGAGGACCTGTGTGAGCCTCACTACCCAGCGACTGCCAGTTAGCAGAATCAAGACCTACACCATCACGGAAGGCTCCTTGAGAGCAGTAAT TTTTATTACCAAACGTGGCCTAAAAGTCTGTGCTGATCCACAAGCCACGTGGGTGAGAGACGTGGTCAGGAGCATGGACAGGAAATCCAACACCAGAAATAACATGATCCAGACCAAGCCAACAGGAACCCAGCAATCGACCAATACAGCTGTGACCCTGACTGGCTAG